The genomic DNA ACTGTcgttataatttataatttaatgtAAACTTATTATGCATACGAGATTCTTTGATAAGGTAGTTAATAGCTACAACGTGTTTGTCATGcaatgaaacataaataattatactAACATTAATAGGGCAATCTTCAGTAAATGGTGTTATAATTCTGTAGAGCTTCTGATTATtcttacattttttgtttcaagAGTTCTGTTATATGTATTTTGATTTCAGGAACAAATTTGCAATTATCAATCACCTTGATGCTGAGAAGAGAAAACAAGTGATGGACACCATTGACAAACtggtcaatgaaaatgttttctatGGGAAGCCAGGTCCAATCTCTGAAGACGAGTTCATTGACATGCAAAACGAAGACTTCAAGGCTGACAAAGAAAGCTACATTGCCAAACGACGGAATTACTTTACCGTACTGTTTCAGACCATGCATTTGTCCGGAGAAGGCGTGTCCGAGGAAGAGTTTGTTAACGCATTTAGAGCCTCTGGTCATGAGAATATCGCGCTTGATAAACAGTTCTTCCAAATGTACAAACCTGAGGATGGATTAGTGCCCTTGAGTGTTTTGATAGACTCTTGGGTTCAGTTTACAACATGCGAAGACAGTTCAAAGCTGGACATTGTGAAAACTGGTCTAGAATCAGGCATATGAAAAGTAAATTTTGTATTCAAAGTGTATTAACATTACAATAATCATCATAGGCAAGCACATATTTTCAGCTTTTTTAAAAGACTGCAAAAGATAGACACCTCTATATATTTTAGATCGTATATATAAGATTAAACTTTATTGATTTGATGTGTTTAAAAATCTCTTGTAACTTCTTTACTTCTTACTTGCAAAAATACTTGtattaataaaacagaaataaactaTACATACACTAGTACATATTTCATTGCTTTGCCCGGTATAAAATGACCTCTATGGCACGTTGTGAAGGTTATCTGCACGTTTAAATCATATGTTTCTACAATGTCGAGTTTCATTAAACCATGTCTTTCAAATTTATAGAAAAGTTTTAAtcggaaaattttgtaaataaaaatgatagggtcatATACTTTTTTTACAAGACTGGTTTGAacaatttggacct from Mercenaria mercenaria strain notata chromosome 11, MADL_Memer_1, whole genome shotgun sequence includes the following:
- the LOC123532303 gene encoding sarcoplasmic calcium-binding protein-like encodes the protein MANEHLKNKWRMWFGVIDAQHKHRLSHEDITEKENKFAIINHLDAEKRKQVMDTIDKLVNENVFYGKPGPISEDEFIDMQNEDFKADKESYIAKRRNYFTVLFQTMHLSGEGVSEEEFVNAFRASGHENIALDKQFFQMYKPEDGLVPLSVLIDSWVQFTTCEDSSKLDIVKTGLESGI